The Winogradskyella schleiferi genome contains the following window.
ACCGTATAAGTTCCTGGATTTAATAGAAATTCCCTAGGGTTACTCTTAGCTGATGTATAAGTTCTTGCTCCTGTAATACGTTTATCAGAATTAACATCATGAAAATTTACGGTCGCATCAATTAATTCGCCACTGGATGTTTGAGCACCAATTTTTGCAAATCCAGATTCAAAATTATGACTTATTGGTGTGGTTGAGTTTGCTGATACTTTAATGTTATCAGCTTCAAAATAAGTGTCATTGCCTTTTAAAACCAGTGCTTGAAACGTAATCTTATAGTTGCCTGCTGGCACTTCCATTGTTTTTACTTTACCATAGGTTCTTACATTTGTTGCTACTTTGCCTGTATTTACATCTATCATCTTCACCGAAGTATCCCAACCTTTGCCATTGTTGGTAGCAAATACTTCTAGAGTGCCACCATCAAAACTTATATTTTCGTGTTTTATGTCGCCTTCTTTCATTTCTACAGTAATTGTAGTTCCTGGAATATCGGTACCTTCAAGAGGTCTAATCGCAATATCATATTTTCCTGGTGGCAGATACACCCAACCAGAATCGCGATAAGTTCTTGAGCCATCGACGGCTTCTTTTGAACCTGATTTTGTTGCCTTTATCCAAGCATCTACAGGTGCTCCATTTTTTGTAGCATAAATCGAAAAATTTTCATTTGGTTTATCTACGGTTTGAGTGGTGACTTCGTTTAATACATCGCCTAATCCGCCTGCGTCTGCAACATTATAATAATGCCCACCACCAGCATTTGCAGCACATTTTAACTGTTTGGTTTCTCCGTCCTTCAAACCAAAACCTACGATATGAAGCTTAAAATCAACACCATTGGCTTTAGCCTCTGTTACCACGTTGCAAATATTGCCATCGCAAGACTCAATACCATCTGTAATTAAAATGATGGTAGCTTTTGTATTATTTTCTTTTAAAGAGGTAATTGCCATTGTTGCACTGCGCGCCAATGGTGTTTTTCCTGTTGGGTTCATTTTTTCTATGGCATCTGTAATTTTAGTTTTTGAATGGTTAGATAAATCGACCATATATTCAATATCATCGCAGTCGCCTTTTTTTCTGTGTCCATAAGCAATTAGTCCAACGTTTTGATTGTTTGGAAGATTACCAACCGTAGAAGCTAAAACACTTGATGCAATTTCTTTTTTTGTTTGACCGTCTAATTGTCCCCACATTGACCCACTGGCATCGTAAATGAACAAAATAGGAGATGGTTGTTCTTGTGCGTTTAAGATGAACCCAAAGCACAAGAAAATGGTTAATAGCATTATTTTTTTCATGATTGCTCTATTTTAAGTTAATAGGTATGTTATCTTAATTTTGTGGACTCCAAAGTTTCCAAAAGGGTTTGGATGTTTTCATTCCATTCTAAACTTAAGCTTTGTTGGAACTGTACAGATTACTAGTTTTTAGGTTTTCTTGAAGAATTTCATCCTTTCTATCAATAAAGGATATTGTCTAACGTCCAATCCAAACGCTCTTCCATCATACTAAAAGTACAGTCCGAAAAGAAAATCTTGTACATTTCCCTTCTAAAAGCTGCAAGTTCCATCTCGCTGTAATCGTGGTTATGGATAGCAGCTTCAATTTTTTTCAAATGCTTTTTTTCCGAATGCTTATGGAATTTTTTATGCATTTTTAGAAAGGTTTTCTTGGAGGTTTTATTTTGGATCATTTCCAATTCTTCTTCGGTTTCTTTTTTATCTGCATTAGCGCAAAGCAACATAATGTATACTTGTAATTCAGTCTTGGTCCAGTTCGGTTTTTTATTTTTCATGATGTAAAGTTTTTTGGTTTCGATTGTTATGTTGAAATGATGTTTTAGTTTCAATGCCCAATAGCACAACTTGTCTTATGGTATAGATAAGACATTTCGAAAACGTATTTTCGGAGTAGTGCAGTTGTAGAAATTGGTAAAAAAAATATGCATTTACTTTCCTTAGGTTGAAAGTAAATTAAGTCAATGGTAGTACTTGAGGTTGGTTAACTATTTGTTTTTAAAGATATTAAATTGTTGTAATATAAATAGCTTTAAACTAATACTTAATTCGCAATATAGATGCGGCATTCAATACTGAATGAACTTTAGTTGTGGAGATATACTGGATATAAAGTTACATTTTTTTACAATTGTAGCCTAAAGAAAATAGCAATGAATTTAATCAGTTAAATTGAAGATTATAAGCTATTCTTAGTAACTTCGCAGAATATTTAATAATTCATAAAAAATAAGCATATATGGAAGCAATTGCTACCGATTTCGGAATAAAAGAAGCTTTGGACCAGTTAGGTGTTAAAGAAATCAATGAAGGAACATCGACAGGTTCAGATAATTTTGCTAATGGAGAAATTATTGAAAGTCACTCGCCAGTTGATGGAAAATTAATTGGAAAAGTAAAAACAACAACAAGAGCAGATTACGATAAGGTACTGGATGCGGCAACAAGAGCATTTAAAACTTGGCGCGATGTGCCAGCACCACAACGTGGCGAAATTGTGCGCCAATTTGGAAATAAATTAAGAGATTTAAAAGAACCTTTGGGAAAACTGGTGTCTTATGAAATGGGCAAATCATTGCAAGAAGGTTATGGAGAGGTACAGGAAATGATTGATATCTGTGATTTCGCTGTTGGATTATCCAGACAGTTAAACGGACAAACCATTCCATCGGAACGTCCTGGTCACGTCATGAGAGAACAATGGCACCCAATCGGTGTGGTCGGAATTATTTCGGCATTTAACTTCCCAGTGGCTGTTTGGGCTTGGAACACGGCATTAGCATGGATTTGTGGTGATGTTTGTGTTTGGAAAGGTTCAGAAAAAGCACCTTTATGCTCTATTGCTTGCCAGAATATCATAGCAGCAGTTTTAAAAGATAATAATCTACCAGAAGGAATTTCTTGTATTATCAATGGCGATTATAAAGTAGGCGAAATGATGACTACAGATTCTAGAATTCCTTTAGTATCTGCCACAGGTTCTACAAGAATGGGACGCATTGTTGGTAAAACTGTTGCTGAACGCTTCGGAAAATCGTTATTGGAATTAGGTGGAAATAATGCCATCATTATTACACCAACGGCCGATTTAAAAGTAGTGGTTCCTGGTGCTGTTTTTGGTGCTGTGGGAACATGCGGTCAACGTTGTACGTCAACAAGACGTCTAATAATTCATGAATCTGTTTACGATAAAGTTAGAGATGCCATCGTTGGTGCTTACGGACAAATAAAAATTGGAAATCCGTTGGATGAAAATAATCATGTTGGTCCATTAATTGATAAAGATTCTGTAGAAACTTATTTAGCTGCCATTGAAAAAGCAAAAGAAGAAGGCGGAAACGTTTTGGTTGAAGGAGGCGTTTTAGAAGGCGAAGGTTACGAATCGGGTTGCTACGTTAAACCAGCAATCATTGAAGCAGAAAACCATTTTGAAATTGTGCAGCATGAAACTTTCGCGCCAATTTTATATTTAATGAAATATTCTGGAGGTGTTGAAAATGCGATTGCCAAACAAAACGGTGTAGCTCAAGGTTTATCCTCAGCCATTATGACCAATGAAATGAAAGAGGCAGAGAAATTCTTGTCTTATGCAGGTTCAGATTGTGGTATTGCTAATGTAAACATCGGAACTTCTGGTGCAGAGATTGGAGGCGCCTTCGGTGGTGAAAAAGAAACTGGTGGTGGACGTGAGTCTGGCTCTGATGCATGGAAAGTCTATATGAGAAGACAAACGAATACCATTAACTATTCGGACGAGTTGCCTTTAGCGCAAGGGATCAAGTTTGACCTCTAAGAGGTATTTAATTATAAAAACTATAAAAGCCATATCGAAAGATGTGGCTTTTTTTTGCGTATTTTACAAAGGTAATTAATAGTCTTTTTTAAACGTTTTACAATTATAAAAATCTTAATACCATGACACCAAGAGAATCACAACATTTATATTGGCGAGCTGGTTTCGGAATAAATCCCACTGCACTCAAAACATTGCCAAAAAATAGAACGCAAGTGGTTGCAAAATTGTTTGCCGATTCTAAAGTTGTGACGCCAATTTCAATAGACTTATCCTTTATGGATGGTGTCACTATAAGAGATATTAGGGACAACCCTAAATTTGCCCAAGAACTCAGGGTAAAAAGCCGGAAAAAATTAGCGGTTCTCAACACGGCTTGGATCAACCGGCTCGTTCTACCTAAGGAACTTTTGCGAGAAAAAATGACCTTATTTTGGGCTAATCATTTTGTATGTAAGGATAATCATGTCGTCTTTGCCCAAAAATTTAATAACACGTTACGTATACATGCACTTGGAGATTTTAAAACCTATGTAAAAGCCATTTCAAAGGAAGCCGCAATGCTTAAATATCTTAACGGCAAACAAAATAGAAAGAACCAACCCAACGAAAATTTTGCGCGCGAATTAATGGAATTGTTCACTTTGGGCGAAGGGAATTATTCTGAAAAGGACATAAAAGAAAGTGCCAGAGCATTTACAGGATACAATCACGATTTTGATGGCAATTTTAAAATTAGAGTAAAGCAACATGATGACGGCTTAAAAACCTTTTTCGGCAAAACAGGGAATTTTTCGGGCGATGATATCATCGATATTATTCTTAAAGATAAACAATGTGCTACTTATATATCTTCTAAAGTCTATCGTTATTTTGTAAACCCAAAACCCAATAAACAACGCATCGATGCGATGGCAGAAGTGTTTTTTAAGGATTATAATATCGAAAATTTGATGCGATTTGTGTTTATGTCCGATTGGTTTTATGATGAAGAAAATATAGGTGCAAAAATTAAATCGCCAATTGAATATCTAGTTGGTATAGTCAACACGGTTCCTGTTGAATTTGAAAGAGAGAAAGATATCTTAAGAATTCAGAAAGTATTAGGGCAAACTTTGTTAGACCCACCAAATGTAGCGGGTTGGAAAGGCGACAAAGCTTGGATTGATGCCAATACCATAATGGTGCGATTAAAATTGCCTTCCATAATGTTGAATAATGCCTTCATCGCTTCAAACGAAAATGATGAATTTAGGAAGCAATTCTTCAAAAAGAAGAAAGGAAAATTCCCTTTTAAAACACAGCCTAATTGGGAAAGATTTTCGGAAAACTTTAAAATTGTTGAAACAGATACGCTTCAAAATTATATGATCCAAGGACCAATTAATGATGGTACAGCGGATTATTTGGAAATATTGAACAAATCGTCTAAGCAAGACTATTGTATTCAGTTAATGTCATTACCGGAATATCAAATGTGTTAATACAAAGTTATTATGGACAGACGAAAATTTATTAAGAATTCAGCATTAGCGAGCAGCTTGTTTTTTGTTCCTAATTTTGTAAAAGCATTTGAATCTGTGACTACTGAACGTTTAGGTTATAAACGTTTGGTAATTGTGCAATTAGCTGGTGGAAATGATGGGTTAAATACTATTATTCCGCATAACAATGATTTGTATTACAACGCAAGACCACGATTGGCCATTACAGAAGACATTATAAAACTGACTGACGATTTAGGGTTTCATCCTAGTTTAAGTCCATTGCGTTCTTTGTTTGATAATGGCGAATTATCCATTATCAATAATGTAGGTTATCCGAACCCTGTGCGTTCTCATTTTAGATCTATGGATATTTGGCAAACCGCAAGCGGTTCGGATGAATATCTGCAAAGCGGTTGGATAGGTCGTTATTTAGATCAACACGGCAAAAAGCCATACAACGCAATGGAAATGGATGAGCAACTCAGTTTGGCCATGAAAGGGGAACATTTTAATGGTATTGCCACCAACGATTATAAAGTGTTGTACAATACAGCCAAAGATCCCTATTTTAAAAATGTGCTCCACCATTATAATGATACCCATTTGAGCGAACACAATTTAGGATATTTGTACCAAACCATGATTGAAGCGAAGTCTTCCGCCAAGTATATTTTTGAATCTACAAAAGTAAAATCATCGCAGGAATCGTATCCTCAAAATGGATTTTCAAAACAGCTCAGAAATGTAGCCCAATTCATTAATTCTGGTCTAGATACTAAAGTATTCTATACCTCTTTAGGCGGATTCGACACTCATGCGAATCAAGATAACAAGCAAACGCGATTATTATCCCAATATGCGGAAAGTGTTTCAGCGTTTGTAAAAGATTTAAAACAAAATGGAACTTTTGAAGATACCTTGATTCTAACATTTTCGGAATTCGGAAGACGCGTCAAACAAAATGCGGCCAATGGTACTGATCATGGTTCGGCTAATAATGTATTTGTCATTGGAAAAAGCTTGAAGAAAGCAGGTTTCTATAATAATCTCGCTAGTTTAAGTGATTTAGACGCTAATGGCGATTTAAAATACAATATAGATTTCAGAGCGGTTTATGCTACCATTCTTTCACAATGGATGAATGTTTCGGCGGAAGGTATAATTCCAGTTGAACAAAAACTACTCGATTTTGTTTAACGCAAAAAAAAAACCTTGTTTCAATTAGAGCTTTTGGCTGATAGAAACAAGGTTTAGTAATTGATTAATAGCACTACAAAGATGTGCAATAAAATGGATGGTCAGCAAAATTTTTGATGAATGGTTAAAAAAAATGTATAATCAGTATCATTTTTTATGCTGTTCCGATAAGATGCAAAAAATGAGGATGAAAAATCCATTATTTCCGACGAACTAGCTGTATTTTACTTTTCTTAAAATTCTCATAGTTTCCTTATAAGAGTTATAGAGCTTAGGGTTGTAATCCTTTATATACGGTTTTAAGATTTCCAGTTTCAGTAAAGCATCCTCGAATCCGTTAAGGTAACAAATAAGATAACTGACTGCTATATTCTTTAAATCTTCGGTTTCATTTTGATTTAAAGTTCTGTTTTTTTCTAGTTTTTTTAAAAGTGCATTGTTGGAGTTATAAATATGATGCAACACTTTTTTATCAAATTGTGGTGGTTTAAAGATAAGATTGGTTTCAATAGAATAATGTGCATTATTTTGAAAATGAATAATTTTTTCTTCAAGCTTATAATAATGATAGGATTTCTGCAAACCTAATTTTACATATTCAACAATTTTAAAAGCATCATCTGTATAGGACATCGACACTTCGTCTAAAGTGGAATAGAATATACGGACTTGTTCATTGACCAATTCAATATCAACTCTGGAAAAAAAAGTTTCATTCTTAACCTGTTTTTTGTCGCCAGACCAACACAGTACAAAGTACTCTTTAAACACCTTGTATTGCGGTGCGTAATCTTGACGTTTATTCATAAAATCGAAAACGCCATCGAGTGTTAATTCTATATTGTTTTGGGCATGATTTTCAATGGCTGAAACGATTTTAGAGTTCACATCTTTAATTTCAATATCAAAAACCTTTGGCATGCTGATACTTCCGTCCCTAAAAAAAACGGCACCTCCATAATATTTCCAAATGTTCTTTTTGAGTGAAGTAATGCTGTCTATTGGTCTAATAGTTACAAGACCAACCACCTTATCGTCCGGTAAATGTGGAAACGGAATATTCTCGTACTGTACAATGGGTGGATTTGTGAGATAAGCATTTATAAGGTTTTGAATTTTGCTATCATCAAAAAAATCGACACCAATAATTTTATTATCTTCATCCTCAACACCAATAACGATATAAGAATTGTTTTTTGGATTACTGTTGGAAAGCGCACAGATATGTTTTAAAAATTTAGCCTTCCCTTCTTTATAACCAATATCAATTTTTCGTTTTTTGTCATAGAAGCTGTTCTCATCGTTGTGAGCCAATAAGTTTTTTATGAGCAGTCTTTTGTTAATCATAGCATTTCCCACGAAAGTGGGAATCTCATGAATTCCTGTTAAAGCAGGAACCTTATTAATTATAGTAATTCAATTTCTCTTATAATGTTCTCTCTAGCCTTATTCTCAAATTCAGATTGATAAGCATCCGTAAAATACAACGTTTCTCTTTCCAAAAAATGCTGAAGTACTTTTCTTCGACCAGGATTATACATGAAATCAGGGTAAATTTTATATTCTTTTCTGATTTGCTGTGTATAATTCAGGTAGGTTTCCCAATCCGAACCGAGAATCGATAAATCGAAATCCAAAAGATACGCATTGTCATTATTTTCGTCCAAAATAATTTGATGCTTTTTAGTTGAAATGATGAGGTTTTCAACGTTTTTTAATCTTTTTTCTTCAAAATTTAGGATGTTAAGTCTCTTTTTGGCAAAAACTGCACTTTGTTCTTCGTTGTCTTTGTTAGTGGCTTTATAGATAATATCATGATACCAAATTGCAAATTTCAGGCTATCTAAATCTTTAATATCAGTTTTGAAATCTTCCAATTGAAGAAACATATGATAAAGATGTGAAAGATTGTGATAATGCCTGTTTTTGGATGTGTAATGGGTTTCAAGGTCTTTCCAAAATCCATTTGTTGTTTCTTCGTCTGTATAATTTGAAGCTAAAGTGAACCAATTATCTTTCAACCATTTTTTCATAACTCTATTTTCAGTTTGCTGAAGCTTGTTACGATTTTATTTAGTGAAATTCAAGAATCAAAAGTTACCCATAAGTTGAAAGCTTTTTTCATAAATGTAAAAACTGCAAATGGAGACTACGACCGTAAACTAAATCAAGGTACTTTGTGCCCTTGAGCAGCTACCAATATCAAAAACCAATCTTCCAATTCCAATTCAATTTTAGCCGCTTCAACGGCTAATTTTAATCGTTCTTTGGTCGTAGTGCCAACCACAGGATGAATATGCGCTGGAAGTTTCATAATCCAAGCTAGCAATAATTGGTCTTCAGTGGCATTGTATTTATCCATCAATTCGCCAAGTTGTTTATGAATGCGTCTCGATTGTTCAGTATCTTCTTTGAAGACAGAGCCAAGAGGCGACCAAGCCATAGATTTTATACCGTTGGTCATCATATAATCAAACGTGCCATTATGCATTGCTGAATGTTCTGTAAGTGAAAATTCAATTTGGTTCACATCAATATCCATACGTAAACCAATCATGTCCATTTGCGAAGGTGTGAAATTGGAAACTCCAAAGTCTCTGATTTTCCCGTCTTTCTTTAAGATGGTAATGGCTTCCGCAATTTCTTCAGCGACCATTAAGGGGCTAGGTCTGTGCAGTAATAATAAATCTAAATACTCAGTTTCAAGATGCTGTAGCGATTCTTCAACCGACCAAATAATATAGTCTTTACTATAATTATAGTGTTTAACCTTGTTATTTCGGTTATCACATTCATGTTGAATGCCACATTTAGAAATCAGCTGAATGTCTTCACGCTTAAGTCCAGAATCTAATAAGGCTTTTCCAAAATCAGCTTCTGTCGTGTAAGCACCATAAATATCAGCATGGTCAAAGGTAGTAATGTGGTTAGAAACGCAGAAGTTCATTAAATCTGCCATTTCTTTTTTTGAGAGTTGCTTGCCCCAACTTCCCCAAGTCATGGTGCCTGCAATTAATCGAGAATATGTCACTTTTATTTCAGTTTAGGTAGTTTTTTATGCAATTGGTGTATAAAAATACTGAAAACAATAAGAAAACAATAGTATTGAAGTGTAATTATTCCAAATCCTAAATCATGAAACATTTACAATCACTAAAAATTATTGTTTTATCACTGATGATTTTAATCAGCTTTTCAAGTTGTTCAAAAGACGATATGACTAGAGATAAACAAAACGCTGCAATTACAGTAAGTCTTAAAAGTGATTCTGGCATACTCAACACGGTTTTTCTTGAGATTAATGATGTGCAAGTCAGAGTGAAGGAAGACGGCACCTTGCCAAACGCTTGGATAAGTTTAGATGCTATTAATTTAGGAACTCATAATGTTTCCAATTTAACAAATGCGTCTGAATTACTTCTCGTTGATCACTTTGAGATGAAGCCAACCTTTATCCACGAAATTAGACTGGTTCTTGGAGACCAGAATTTTATAGATGTCAATGACACTTTAATGAGTATAGCTATTGCCGAAGAAGCTTCAGTGTCAAATTTAGTAAAAAGAGGATTTGAAGGCAATCATATGTATCAGGTCGTAATAAATTTAGATATCGATGAATCTGTAAGTTTCAATGAAGATGAAAATATGACGATTCTCAACCCAAAGCTCTATACGGAAATCAGAAAATTTTAGTATTAATTAACCCTAATCCATAATTAATTCTTAAAATGAGCAGTACTTTAGTATTGCTCATTTTTTTTAACCAATTGTTAACAGCATCTATTGAAAAATTTTAACACTTTGCATCGTCTAAAAATTACTGACAATAAATTTTGTTACAAAACCCTTAAATAATGGAAGAAACGAGTACAGTTGACATTCAGTCAATTAACGAAAAGATAGAAAGAGAAAGTGCATTTGTAGATTTATTGACCTTAGAAATGAATAAGGTTATTGTTGGACAAAAGCACATGGTAGAGCGTCTGCTCATTGGTTTATTAGGTCAAGGTCATATTTTATTGGAAGGTGTGCCTGGTTTAGCAAAAACGTTAGCCATTAATACATTGTCAAAAGCCATTGATGCTAGTTTTAGTAGAATTCAGTTTACTCCAGATTTATTGCCTGCGGATGTCGTTGGAACCTTGATTTTTAATATGAAGGAGAATGACTTCACTATTAAAAAAGGACCAATATTTGCCAATTTCGTATTAGCAGATGAGATTAATAGAGCACCAGCAAAAGTACAATCGGCATTGTTGGAAGCGATGCAAGAAAAGCAAGTAACGATTGGAGACGAAACCTTTATTTTGGATAAACCATTTTTGGTAATGGCAACCCAAAACCCAGTGGAGCAAGAAGGGACATATCCTTTACCAGAAGCTCAAGTAGACCGTTTTATGTTGAAGACCGTCATAGATTACCCAACAATTGCGGACGAACAACAAATAGTAAGAGCCAACCTCAAAGGCGCTTATGAAAAAGTTAATCCCGTAGTTTCAATTGCTCAGATTCTAAGTGCTCAACAAGCGGTTAGGGAAGTCTATATGGATGAAAAAATTGAAAAATATATTCTTGATATCATTTTTGCAACCCGTTATCCTGAAAAATATAAACTTGCCGAATTAAAACCATTGATTTCTTTTGGAGCATCGCCTCGTGGAAGTATCAACCTTGCCACAGCGGCAAAATGTTACGCTTTTATAAAAAGAAGAGGTTACGTAATCCCAGAAGACGTGCGCGCAGTGGTTCATGATATTTTGCGTCACAGAATAGGAATTACTTATGAAGCAGAAGCGGAGAATGTCACTTCAGAAGACATTATCAATAAGATTGTTAACGAAATAGAGGTGCCTTAGAAAAGGCTTCTTTAATTCCTCAAAGGGGAACACGAATAGCAAAAAATATTATAATCAATCATCAAATACTTTAAATTGAAACTAAAAGCGGTCCTTCACTTTGGGAAGGATCTAGGATGGGAATGGACACTAAAGAACTTCTAAAAAAAGTACGAAAAATAGAGATCAAGACACGACGACTGTCTGATCATATATTTGGAGGTGAATATCACTCCACCTTCAAAGGTCGTGGTATGACCTTTTCTGAAGTGCGTCAATACCAATATGGAGATGATGTCCGAAATATTGATTGGAATGTTACCGCAAGAACCAACCAACCACATATCAAGGTTTTTGAGGAAGAACGAGAATTGACCATGATGCTCATGGCAGACGTGTCAGGAAGTAAATTATTCGGGACTAAGAATCAATTTAAAGATGAAATTGTTACTGAAATTGCGGCAACCTTGGCGTTTTCAGCCACTCAAAATAATGATAAAATTGGCTTGATTTTATTTTCAGATGAAATTGAATTGTACATCCCACCAAAAAAAGGACGGTCTCACGTGCTTCGTATAATTCGTGAACTGTTAGAGTTTGAGCCTAAAAGTAAAGCGACTAACATTTCCGAAGCCATAAAGTTTTTGTCTAACGTGATGAAGAAAAAGGCGATTGTTTTTGTATTGTCAGATTTTGTGGCGGATGACTATAAACAAAATCTAAAAATAGCAGCTGGCAGGCACGACATTACAGGTATTAGAATTTACGATAAACACGAAGCGGAAATTCCAAATATTGGTATGGTACAAATGGAGGACGAAGAAACTGGCGAAATGATGTTGGTCAACACAGCTTCAAAGAAGGTAAGACAGAATTACAGCAAATTTTACAACGAAAAAGTAAACTATTACAAAGATAGTTTTGCAAAATCTGGCTCGGGAACTATAGATTGCCGAGTCGATGAAAGTTATGTGAAAAAGTTGTTGGGTTATTTTAAGCAGAGAGGATAAAGAGATTTTAGATTTATGAATTACGATTCTAGATTTAATAACAAAACGGTTCTATCCTAACGACACACAATTAACATCTCACAACTAAAAAAAGGAAAAGATTAAAATGAAAATGAACATTAAAATAGCAATGAGAAACGCAGTTCCAGTGGTCTTCCGTCATCGGTCAACCATCTTTGGTCTATGTTCTTTATTCTTTATTCTTTGTTCTCAATTATCTTCAGCCCAAGTTACTTCCGAGATCGATACCACAAATATCAGAATCGGAGAGCAAATCAACTATAAGATTAATGTTGAAGCAGATTCCACGGCATTGGTTGTATTTCCAGAGGGACAAACCTTTACGCCTTTAGAAACTGTTGAAGCCTTAGAAATTGATACGACCAAAAGAGACGCTAAATTCCTATTATCAAGAATCTATAAACTCACACAATTTGATTCTGGCGTTTATACCATTCCTCGACAAAAAATCATCATTGACGAGAAGCCATTTTTTACGGATTCCCTAAAAGTTGCCGTAAACACTGTCGAAGTCGATACCACAAAACAGAAACTCTACGATATAAAACCAATTATAGATGTTGAGAAAAGTAAAAGTAATTGGTGGCAATGGCTCTTAATTGTCTTATTGGCAATTGCGGTAATTGCATTTTTATTGTATTGGTTTATCTGGCGAAAAAAACCTTTAACGGAAGAAGAAGAAATCGCTTTGCTACCGCCATATGATCGTGCAAAATTGGCATTATCAAAGCTTGATGAGAGTCAGTATTTAATACGATCTGAAGTCAAAGAGTATTATTCGGAATTAACTTTTATCATCAGAAAATATCTCGATGAAAAAGTTTACGATCGTGCCTTAGAAAGCACAACAGCTGAACTTATTGCGCGTTTGAATTTATTGAAGGACGGCAATCAAATTCCATTATCTAAGGAAACCATTTTGCATATTGAATCGATTTTACAACGTGCCGATTTGGTGAAATTTGCCAAGTCTGCACCAAACAAAACCCTTGCCGAAATGGACCGAACAACCATAGATAAAGCTATAGATAATGTTAAAGTAAGTTTGCCGGAACCGTCGGAAGAAGAGAAATTATTGGACCAAAAATATAAAGAAGAACAAGAACGTAAAAAGAAGCGCAAAAAAATCTGGATTACGGTGGCTATTTCATTGTTTTTAATTGTGGCAACTTTCATTGGTTTTGGCATGAAATATGGTTTCGGTTACGTGA
Protein-coding sequences here:
- a CDS encoding HD domain-containing protein is translated as MKKWLKDNWFTLASNYTDEETTNGFWKDLETHYTSKNRHYHNLSHLYHMFLQLEDFKTDIKDLDSLKFAIWYHDIIYKATNKDNEEQSAVFAKKRLNILNFEEKRLKNVENLIISTKKHQIILDENNDNAYLLDFDLSILGSDWETYLNYTQQIRKEYKIYPDFMYNPGRRKVLQHFLERETLYFTDAYQSEFENKARENIIREIELL
- a CDS encoding aldo/keto reductase, whose amino-acid sequence is MTYSRLIAGTMTWGSWGKQLSKKEMADLMNFCVSNHITTFDHADIYGAYTTEADFGKALLDSGLKREDIQLISKCGIQHECDNRNNKVKHYNYSKDYIIWSVEESLQHLETEYLDLLLLHRPSPLMVAEEIAEAITILKKDGKIRDFGVSNFTPSQMDMIGLRMDIDVNQIEFSLTEHSAMHNGTFDYMMTNGIKSMAWSPLGSVFKEDTEQSRRIHKQLGELMDKYNATEDQLLLAWIMKLPAHIHPVVGTTTKERLKLAVEAAKIELELEDWFLILVAAQGHKVP
- a CDS encoding DUF4382 domain-containing protein, with the protein product MKHLQSLKIIVLSLMILISFSSCSKDDMTRDKQNAAITVSLKSDSGILNTVFLEINDVQVRVKEDGTLPNAWISLDAINLGTHNVSNLTNASELLLVDHFEMKPTFIHEIRLVLGDQNFIDVNDTLMSIAIAEEASVSNLVKRGFEGNHMYQVVINLDIDESVSFNEDENMTILNPKLYTEIRKF
- a CDS encoding AAA family ATPase; the encoded protein is MEETSTVDIQSINEKIERESAFVDLLTLEMNKVIVGQKHMVERLLIGLLGQGHILLEGVPGLAKTLAINTLSKAIDASFSRIQFTPDLLPADVVGTLIFNMKENDFTIKKGPIFANFVLADEINRAPAKVQSALLEAMQEKQVTIGDETFILDKPFLVMATQNPVEQEGTYPLPEAQVDRFMLKTVIDYPTIADEQQIVRANLKGAYEKVNPVVSIAQILSAQQAVREVYMDEKIEKYILDIIFATRYPEKYKLAELKPLISFGASPRGSINLATAAKCYAFIKRRGYVIPEDVRAVVHDILRHRIGITYEAEAENVTSEDIINKIVNEIEVP
- a CDS encoding DUF58 domain-containing protein, producing MDTKELLKKVRKIEIKTRRLSDHIFGGEYHSTFKGRGMTFSEVRQYQYGDDVRNIDWNVTARTNQPHIKVFEEERELTMMLMADVSGSKLFGTKNQFKDEIVTEIAATLAFSATQNNDKIGLILFSDEIELYIPPKKGRSHVLRIIRELLEFEPKSKATNISEAIKFLSNVMKKKAIVFVLSDFVADDYKQNLKIAAGRHDITGIRIYDKHEAEIPNIGMVQMEDEETGEMMLVNTASKKVRQNYSKFYNEKVNYYKDSFAKSGSGTIDCRVDESYVKKLLGYFKQRG